The Megachile rotundata isolate GNS110a chromosome 4, iyMegRotu1, whole genome shotgun sequence region ACTAAAAGTAATGTAATAGGATAACATGAAAGTGAAGGAGGTAATTACAGGATCGTATTGAAAATTTCTCGGGCCCTAGGCATACAAACGAAAAATTGGTGCAGTGCTTACAGAAACAAAGGTAAGaatgtttattaaatgaaaCATCAGTTTTTGaagttgtattaatttatatcattGTTGTTTGAACTGCGAGAAATATTAAGTGCTGCTTATGTATTGATTATATAACATCATCTAACCTTAGCCTCTGAACCGTATAGTAATATCCCACGTGCTTATAAACAAACCTAAACTAAGCGTGCTTTATAGTCATTTTAAGGttatttttgtaaaagtgaACTGTACGTTTAATTTGTGactgaaacattaattatattttgtatctttctataaattggaaaaatgggaagatatttcattaaattttcatatcttggCACACAGTATAGGTATAATTATAGATATTCTTATGTTTTTAGTTAGTCTATCTAATTAAAACggaaagttaaaattttgtattatgtataaattgtatatatttttagagGAATTCAGAAAAATGTGATTAAAGATACATATATTATGTTGAATGATCCAGATACTGTTCAAGGTGCTTTAGAAACTGCTTTTACAATACTAATACCAAAATGTATACATCCACCAAGAATGTACTGTAGTAGCAGGTGAAGGGCTTTGCACAAAATtgttttttcttatttcatatcttatatctaatcataaattaaaataattgtgctttttaaaattataaatagtaatatataaaatataaattatagaacAGACGTTGGAGTCCATGCTTTGGGCAACATAGGTCAGGTTGATTTAATCAATAAGTACAATGTTATTTATAATCCCGAGGAAGCACTTAAATATATCAATCGATATTTGTTAAAGTGTAATCATGATATTAGGTAATTAGTTACTCACTATTAACATTCTGTTTAGTGATTATACGTTTGTAAGAAATCATCATTGTATTTTAAGACTTTTAGAGTTTGTTCCTGTGCAGccaaattttcaagcgaaaCACATAATAAAGTCTAGAACATATGTGTATAGGTTTATGATAcccaaaaataaagataatCATAAGATTCCAATTATGGAAAGATCATATTGTCATTATTTAAGGTATTATTTATTAGAGAAATATTATCTTCTGAATGTATTGTTGATTATTTTATAATCTTGTATCATGCATGTAATAGATCAGATGATATTGACATTGAAAGATTAAGAAATGGACTCAAGTTATTTTTGAgaacacaaaattttcaaacattcagcgcaaaaaaaattgattcaAGACCAATTAATTACGTAAGGAAACTAAATGTCTTAACGCTAGAAAAAGGTCAACCCTTTATGCCACTTGATCCATTGTCCCAAGATTTTGACTTTTGGAATATCGTATGCTCATCAAAAGGTTTTTTGTATAAACAGGTAtatgaattaatattattttgaataataattgaatacaattaactttctataaatatattaaactttaaataataattgttttgaaataattatgtttatgattacatatgtaaatcaatttaattgtattttttatatttgagttTCTATCACTTTCATTTTGTATTGTGcagtatttgaatatttctatGAACAACTCAAATATGAATGTAAATATTACAATTCTTAtactaattttatttgtttacagGTCAGACGAATTGTATCAGCTCTATTTGCTTTAGCTACTGGAAAATTAACAGAAAGAGATATAACTATAATGTTACAAGTTCCTGGCCATCACAATTGGCCTagtaaaatacaaccagttccagGACATGGTTTATTTCTTGCAAATATAGAATATTGTCAAGAGGACTTAGATcaatataaaatagaatatgAAACGGATCCTAATCATAGAATAGTCATACCAGTAGAAGGAAAAGAAGtaaattatgcaaaaatataaacaaagtaGCCTTTTCATAATTGGTATATTTTGACTTcatcaaatattatatatataacaaTGAGTTTAGAAAActtaataaagaataaaagatTACAGTTGAAATCCTGTAAAACTGTTGTCACAAATATGCTTGGTCAAAGGTACCAAGAAGTGAACGGTGAAAAGAAAGAATTACCAGTTGGAATACCATTTGTGGTAGATAATAAACCTGACTTACAAATCAGTCAGATAATGTCAGGACTTTATCTCAGCTCGCAAGATCCTGTtgcaaataaagaaattttacaagaaCATAATATTCGTCATATTTTAAGCGTTGGTATTAACGTAATGGAAAAATTTGATGGGATTAAGTATTATTACTGTGATTTATTAGATTTACCTGAATCTGATCTAATAGTGCcagtaaaaaaatgtattaaaataatacatgaaaaTCGTCATGAAAATATTCTTGTACATTGCAATGCCGGTGTATCTCGTGCACcaacaattattatttcttatttaatgACTGTTGAGAAGTTACCTTATAATGATGCTTATGACAGAGTgaaaaagttgagaaattgcATTAAACCTAATGAAGGATTTGTAAAGCAATTAAAGATGTTACAACTTTCATCTACTttgcaataaatatattaaattgacAAAGTGACACAGTATTAATACCGAGAGTTTGTTTAAAAATGTGGCTATGAACCACAGAAGGAAAAAATAACAACTTTTTTAAcaatagattaattataatatatatgtatgtatatatatatgtatgtatatatatattgttacaATAGAATTCATATATCATGACATGTGTACAGAGAATATTATTATTccataattacaattattttgtatttataattcattAGAAAAGGTACATTCATGCACAGCATCTATCAAATCTTTAGCCAAAACTAAGCATATTAAGATTGCTAATTCTGGCATCTTGTATAAACCATGCATTGGAGATGACACATAAGTCGTCGTACCAagtagttttataaaaattactgtaaatCTAAAAAATATAGGTGAATTTCTGTATACATGATAGtatctattattttattcatgATGGTAGTATATTATTGTACGTGCAGTACAATACCTATCATAattgattatatgtatataataattattatcaatatttatatactatatataattatatataaactaATATTCACATTCCTCCAACAATTGAAATGAGCTGTCTTGAAGAAAATAGACAAGGCACTTGAACCGAATATCTTTTCTTAGCTAGTTGGCCTCATAAATAGTAGAATGCAAAAATTTGCACATCATACAGCAAACAGTAAAACAgagagaataaataaaattagctATTCAAAGAACACGGCGTATCGCTTTTAAATTACAGTATTCATGATTTTTCTCTTTCAATAATTCCAATAATCTCGTGTCTCGTCTTTGATGACTGCATAAATGCAGTGCAATAATTAGCAAGGCCTTCTAAAGATTATGTTCCCCTGATATACATTCaatgttcattaatttttgttaaattcaatatttaataatgtacaTTCAGTTCACTGGCAGATTGTTATGTTTCCGTTTTTTTAGTGTactggaatttaaaaaatataaagcgACCTTTTATCAcattacatatataaaaaacaagCAGGAAATCATGTTTAGGAACGTTTTCCTTAGAAAGACCTTAAAGCTTTACGTTTCATAAAGGTTTGATATAGACTCTAATATGTATCATCATGATAGTTCAAAAACGATTTCACTTAAGTCCAACACAAcaaaaaaatgcaatttatatacaaaaaatataaataaattaacaaaacatTATATCCGGCTAAACGCAATATGTTTAACCGCACAATCTATACGGATAGAGACAATCTGaagaatatataatatacacaaAAAAATTAGTTCCTACGAAGCCACAGTCTTAAGTACAACATATCTGTACCTGAAAGGCATatcagtaaaaataaaagttatgaAGAAATCAGACGTTCTGTTTATGAATGAAATCACTCGCAATTTGCGTCTGACTGTATGTGTGTATATTCCTAACATGGCAATCAACTTAAAATATCATGCGTTACAGTTACAGATACATAGGTTATTAGTATATGAACTGCAAATATAAACATCATCGTCAAACGTTATGTAGTAAACCAGTATCAGAGTCCAATAGAGTGGCCAGGTCGTATGCAGCAACATCAGTAATGGAACAGGGAACCACCTAGCACTAATGTGTGTACCCTTTTGTATCGTTTGTCAGAGGAAAGTTATATAATGTTACCTTATAGTTTTCATTCAGTTTTACTCGACTGATATATTAACGTTTTACACCCCAAGGACCGTCAGGATTAGTCACAGGTACGTGTGAATACCCAGCAAATTGTGGAAATTCTTCAACACTAGCGGTATTCGGAGCACTTTGTGGTTGCTGCTCCCAAGGTCCTCCTTTCACGACGAAGCCagaatttccagaattcctCTCGTCTCGTTGAGGTGAACGTAAATTTTCACGATATTCATTTTCTAAAACATCTTGAATctgaaatttcacaaatatcGTGAAATTCAGTTTAAAAGACTCCACTACTTAAATGCTAAAATGTATATAGTAGAaatttattctaaaatatttacgTATTCTTCTTCCAAATTCAATAAACGATCTTTTGCATCTGCCACGTTGTCCTCTGTTCCCACAATTGTTACAATATTGGGGTCAGGATCAGTttttcttggaaatttgatatccaCTTTAAATTCGTCCATTATTTTACGAATATTCCTACCCTTCGAACCAATTAAACGTGAATGTACAGCAGCATTGATGTGTACTTCTTCTTTTGTCAACCCATtctgaattataaaatatattttgttaaaaatcatCGTATTCTACAATATAAGATAAATAATACCATTCGATTGATGAACTTACTAATTCATTGACAATTTTCATAATATCATCTCGTGCACTACAAGCATTTTTTTCGTAACCAGTAATTGTAATGATATGTTCTTCAGGGTCACCTTTACGTGGGAAATTGATTTGAACATCGTGATCACTacgtattttattaattactgcTCCTTTTCGTCCAATTATCTTCGGATGATATTCTGGATCAACTTCGatctaaaaaaaattgaaatatacatttaaataatacacAAGTATTCCGCATTTATAGTACTAACAACTGAACTCACCTTcaattcgaacgattttaaagCTCTATCTTGTCTTTCCGCTTCCAATGCTTTGCATTTGTCAAGAATAGCttgttttgcattttcaacGCATGAAGGAGTTCCAGAAATCTAATAAATAGATcacatattattatttcattttaaataataattaactactCTACGTACCTTGATATAATCAAGCTTCTCTTCTG contains the following coding sequences:
- the LOC100876335 gene encoding tRNA pseudouridine synthase-like 1 isoform X1, with protein sequence MGRYFIKFSYLGTQYRGIQKNVIKDTYIMLNDPDTVQGALETAFTILIPKCIHPPRMYCSSRTDVGVHALGNIGQVDLINKYNVIYNPEEALKYINRYLLKCNHDIRLLEFVPVQPNFQAKHIIKSRTYVYRFMIPKNKDNHKIPIMERSYCHYLRSDDIDIERLRNGLKLFLRTQNFQTFSAKKIDSRPINYVRKLNVLTLEKGQPFMPLDPLSQDFDFWNIVCSSKGFLYKQVRRIVSALFALATGKLTERDITIMLQVPGHHNWPSKIQPVPGHGLFLANIEYCQEDLDQYKIEYETDPNHRIVIPVEGKEVNYAKI
- the LOC100876335 gene encoding tRNA pseudouridine synthase-like 1 isoform X2; translation: MLNDPDTVQGALETAFTILIPKCIHPPRMYCSSRTDVGVHALGNIGQVDLINKYNVIYNPEEALKYINRYLLKCNHDIRLLEFVPVQPNFQAKHIIKSRTYVYRFMIPKNKDNHKIPIMERSYCHYLRSDDIDIERLRNGLKLFLRTQNFQTFSAKKIDSRPINYVRKLNVLTLEKGQPFMPLDPLSQDFDFWNIVCSSKGFLYKQVRRIVSALFALATGKLTERDITIMLQVPGHHNWPSKIQPVPGHGLFLANIEYCQEDLDQYKIEYETDPNHRIVIPVEGKEVNYAKI
- the LOC100876335 gene encoding tRNA pseudouridine synthase-like 1 isoform X3, which produces MYCSSRTDVGVHALGNIGQVDLINKYNVIYNPEEALKYINRYLLKCNHDIRLLEFVPVQPNFQAKHIIKSRTYVYRFMIPKNKDNHKIPIMERSYCHYLRSDDIDIERLRNGLKLFLRTQNFQTFSAKKIDSRPINYVRKLNVLTLEKGQPFMPLDPLSQDFDFWNIVCSSKGFLYKQVRRIVSALFALATGKLTERDITIMLQVPGHHNWPSKIQPVPGHGLFLANIEYCQEDLDQYKIEYETDPNHRIVIPVEGKEVNYAKI
- the LOC100876450 gene encoding putative dual specificity protein phosphatase DDB_G0283417 yields the protein MSLENLIKNKRLQLKSCKTVVTNMLGQRYQEVNGEKKELPVGIPFVVDNKPDLQISQIMSGLYLSSQDPVANKEILQEHNIRHILSVGINVMEKFDGIKYYYCDLLDLPESDLIVPVKKCIKIIHENRHENILVHCNAGVSRAPTIIISYLMTVEKLPYNDAYDRVKKLRNCIKPNEGFVKQLKMLQLSSTLQ